Part of the Rubritalea squalenifaciens DSM 18772 genome, GCAGTCGCTCTGCTGGGACACGGTGAGTTGCCGCATGCGCTACGCCTGGAGCGGTGGCTTTATCGATGGCTATGCCTACTGGAAGGGCAATGGCAATGACCTGGCGACACCAGTCGGGGAGATTTACTACCGGGCGCCTGGGGAGCTTCGTGCTGGTTTGGTGATTGCAGGAACTGAGACGGCCCCGAAATACCAAGGCTATTCTGTAGCCGGTGGCTTGCCGACCTTTCTCTATCAGCTCGGCCCAGCCAAAGTGAAGGAAACTATTCTCAGCAAGGACGGCAAGCTGGCGATCCGCATCCAGGTGGAGGGAAGCTCTGCAGAAGTGCGCTATCCGCTGGGTGATCTGGCCAAGACGGATGTCACCCACAGCGCAGGCAAGCTAGATAAAGGTATGCTGGTGCTCACCGCCAGCGAAGCCAAGGATTTCACCCTCACATTCAACGCGAAGTAAGCATGAAGAAGACACACAAATTACTCGGGATGGCGAGTTTGGTACTCGCGGCTCAGTTGTCAGCAGCGGAATGGAAAGATCTCTGCACGCTGGAGAAGATCAAGTTACCCAAGGGACTGGACCCTCAGATCGGAGCGATCGGGCGCCTGCCCAGTGGGGGCATCATTGCCGCCTTCCACCGTGGTGAGGTTATGAAGCTGGTGGATGGCAAGTGGACTCTCTGGGCCTCAGGCCTGCAGGAGCCACTGGGGATGCACGTGGTGGACGAGCATACCATCGTGGTGGTGCAGCGTGCTGAGCTGACCAAGATTTCTGATAGTGACCAGGACGGCACGGCGGATTCCTATCTGGCCCTGACGACCGACTGGGGCATGAGTGGGAACTATCATGAGTTCGCTTTTGGAGCAGCCTTCGGTCCAGACGGTCACTACTACGTGTCACTCGGTACAGCCTCCCACAATGGCGGGATCAGGCCGGAGATCCGCGGTGAGTGGAATGATGCCGGTGGCATCACCGTGGAGAAGGCTCAGCCTAGCTGGCAGAGTGTGAAGCGCCACCAGCTGCCGCGCATGTATGCACGCGTGCCCTACCGCGGATGGGTGATCAAGGTGAACCCGGAGACGGGCAAGGTGACTCCCATCGCCAGTGGACTGCGTACCCCGCACGGCGTGCACGTGACTCCCAAGGGTGATCTTTACGTCAATGACAACCAGGGCGACTGGCTAGGCAGCAGCAAGCTTTACAAGATCGAAGCGGGCAAGTTCTACGGTCACCCGGATAGTCTGATCTGGACCAAGGGCTGGGACCGTGGGGTGCCCGCAGATCTGCCTCCTTCCGAGCTGGATAAGCTGCGTGAGAAGTGCGTGAGCTTTCTTCCTCAAGGGGAGCTGGCCAATTCACCGACTCAGATTCTCACACTTCCGGAGGGGCAATTCGGTCCCTACGGCGGCAGCTTGATCATGGGAGACATGAACCAAGACCAACTCGTGCGCTACCTGCCGGATGTGGTCAATGGCCAGCAGCAGGGGGCGGTGATGAAATTTCTCGCGCATCCTCAGCTAGGCAGAGGCAATGCCAAGATGGCTCTTTCTAACAAAAACGAACTAGTGATCGGGAAAACGCATCTCTCCTGGGCAGGGGCCGAGGGGATCACGCGCCTGAAGTATCTCGATAAGCCACACCTCACCATCACTGGCATAGAAATGACCAAGGAGGGCTTCCGTATTTCCCTGAATGGAGATGTCAGTGCGGAAGGAGTCAAGGTCTCTGGGAATTACTACGGCCTGCACTACCACAAGCAGTACGGCTCTCCAAAGGTCGACCCTCAGCCTATCAAGGCCAGCAAGATCCGCTGCGAGGGCAATGTGATCGAGCTGGTGCTGGAGCGGAAGCTCGTGACTGGAAAGATCTATGACATCAGCCTGCAGGGTGTCACCTCCTCCAAGCTGGGGGGGCTGGTAGAGGGCCGCATCTTCTATACGGCGCATGAAGTGCCTGCAAAGTAGCCAGTCTATCAGAAAAGAAAAACCCACTTCCTTGCGGAAGTGGGCCACAATACACGACAATGAATATTGTCTATTCACATAAAAAGAGAACTACCTATCGGCGGCGGCGTAGGATGAATCCCAGGCCTGCGAGACCGATAAGTGCTGTGCTGGATGGCTCGGGTACTGCGGTGACTTCGATGTCAGTCAGTGCCCAGCCGCCCTGGGTGGCGAGTCCGTCTGAAGTGTCAGTTGCCAAGGTCAGGGTGTCGCCAGCATTCAGGATGAGGCTGTCGTAGCCATCGAGACCGAAGCGAACGGTGTTGGTGAAGTTGTTTGCACCCGGGCTTTGGATGTTGAAGGTGCCAGTCCCTGATTCGTAACCCCACTCAGAAACGGTGGTGCCAGTCTGGCTGGTGAAGGTGCCACCAGTCGCATCGTAGTTCAGGCCAGTGAAGGAACTGGCAGACAAGACGGCGATTTCCGTGCCTGTGTTCGTACTAATCAAGTTGTTGAAATTGATCAGATCGATCCGGACGGTGGTGTCGAAGCTCAGGGTCAGATACTGTGTGGTGCCGATACGTCCTGCCTGGTTGTCGTTACCGTTGGTTTCATCGGTGCTGGTGTTGAAGACACCCACGCCGTTGAAGTCAAAGCGGCGAAGCTGGAGTCCATCCGCGTCCGCATTGGAGTCGAAGCCTTGCAGGGTAGCGGTAATCCCATCGACGGACTGAGTCACCATGGCGGTTTGTGTATCAGAGGAGCCGGAGGCTGTGGTGGTTGCCGGGCTACCAGCGCCGAGGCCGGCCCAGCCGCCGCTCACGAAAGTGGCTGCCGTGGCTGGTAGTGCCACAGCCATACCGAGTGAGGTAAGGAGGAGTGTTTTTTTCATGTTTACGTTTGTTTGTGCTTAGTTCAGTTAGGGGGCGCGAAATGCGTGAGTACTGCGCCTTAGTGAGTAAGCATATTTTTGAGGCTCCTAGCGGACAAGTTACGAAAATTGTTTCAGGGTGGGCTGAAAATAGGGTCAGATGGAGGTGAATGAGTGCTGGCCAAGACCTGCCCGACCCGCCTAGTCTACGAGGATGATGAAAAAGCTGATCTGTCTTGCGCTGCTGGCGATAGCCCCCTGGGGAATGGGGGAGGAAGAGGTGGAGCTTAAGATGGTGGACTCTGATGGCATGGAGTATTCGGGGGAGGATATGGATCCTAACGTGCTAAGGGCGACCGATTCCTACTTCTCTGAGATGAGGGCAGTGAAAGCGAACTATCGCAAGCGCTTTGCCGAAGTGCTCCGCATGGCAGAAAAGGTGGAGGTCTTCCTGGTGGATTTTGACGGAAGCGTGCCTCTTGACAAGTTGGCCGATGATCGTTTTGGAGAAGTCGTGGACCAAGAGTATCATTTGGGGAAGGTCAGCGACTATGTGGAGCTGTATTCGCGAGAGGGCTATTACACGAAAATTCTGAAACGAACCGAATTAGAAGAGAATGACCGGAAGAAGCTACTCATGGTTCTGGGCGAAGGGATGTCGAAGGTAGAGCTGTCAGTGGGGCCGATGTGCCATTTTCCGATTCACGGCATTCGGGTGCACCGTCAGGGCAAGGTGATCTATGAGACCACCTTCTGCTGGCAGTGCAGCAACTACGGCTTCTACTACCCTATTCGTGACTCCGCCTGGCTAGGAACCACCGAGGACATGGAAGCGCTTTTCAAAAAGCTCATGCCCATCCCTCAAAGCGAAATCGACCGCTTTGAAAAGAAGTATCCAAGTGAGAAGAAATGATGAGATCTACCTTACTCTAAGTAATAGCCGGCCTCGCCCGTTACTTCCTTATGGGAGTGAAGTTGAAGAAAGGTCTGCTGAAGCGATGTCTGTTAGGCTTGCTGGTCGTTTACCTGGGCTGGTGTCTGATGCCGGTCAGTGATGCGGTGAGGGTGGAGGACCAGGCTGGGCTCTCTGAGGTGCAGAAGAGGGAGCTGGTGAAGTGTGCGCGGGAGCTGGATGCCTTTGATGCTAGTATGAAGTGGAAGCTCTGGCGGGAATCATTCTTCACTCCATGGAGAAAGGGTTGTTTTGTAATATTTGTCAGGGGGACGCCAGAGCAGGTGACTGCCGATGCAGGTTTCTACGGTGGTCCGCTCTACGCAGGCGGGATTTCCTTCACGGCAAGGTGGGTGGATGGAAAATGGATAGCGCGGCGTGAAAATGCCATGTGGATCAGTTAAAGAATAAAATAATGTCCCCGTGGCGCAAATCCTGCTAGGTGTGCGTGCATGAAAGTTCTATTCAATGTGTTGGTGTTGTTAGTGGTGGTTTCACTTGGCGCGCATGCGGGTGAGGTTCTGGATAAGGCCAAGGCGGCATATCAGCAGGCGGAGAAGCAGCACACGACCGTTTACCTAGGCCTGAAAAAGTCACTGAAGGACTGGCAGTTCAAGATGCTGCAGACTGAGCAACGTGAGTGGATTGAGTATCGCGATCACAATGTGAGTCTTCCGGAGGGTGCCAGCGAAGAAGAGAGCCTGGACTATTATCAGGGAATGACAGCCATGGTGGAGACTCGGATCAAGGTCCTGAACGAATGGAAGAAGGATCGCTACACAAAGCAGGATGAGCCCTGGACAGGCTATTACACCAATAATGCTGGAGCGGATTTGAAGATCGTGGAAAAAGGTGGGAAGGTGAAATTTCTCCTGACCTCATTCGGTTATGCAGGCAATGATCACGATGAGATCTCTGGGGAGTTTCAGGTCAACGGGCGCATGGCACGCTACTCGCTGAATGACAATGGTGATCTGCTCTGGATCAATCTGGACCGCCTTTCAGATCCCATGGGGCGTATCACCTTGGTTGTAGAGGGTTTCCTGGGACGGGTTAGTTTTGATGGAGTCTATAGCCGCACCGGCTCCCTGAGTAGCGATGACCTCAAGGCGGTTGAGGCCGGTACGGGCGTGATTCCAGACGAAGAATAAGTCCGTTAGTCTAGGAGGCTGTTTCAGCCTCTGCTTTGTTGGGGGCGGAGCTGTGCGGGATACCACGAGCTACACGGACGGGAGCGGGCTGGGCCAGTAGCTCGAAAATGCCGCGGTAGGTGAAGATGATGGCGAGCCAGCTCAGTACCGTGAAGGTGCTGACCAGGGTGAGGATGGTGGTTGCTTTTCCTCTAGGGTCGGTGATGAGGTCACCTGCCTGCATGGTGGGGATAATACATTCTGCTAGAAGCATCGGTATGACGTGCAGCAGGATGCAGAGGCCAAAGCACATGCGGGTGACCACAAAGTTTCCCGTGCGGACCAAATGAGGGCGACGGTAGCCGATGAAGATGAGAGAGCCTAGACCGAGAGTAAGCAGAATGACATACAGTGTGTTCATGGCCGTGGTTCTAACACGGCTGCCAATCGGGCTGCGATGGTAATGTGCGCCAATTTTTATAAGCTAAAGCGGCGCGTATGATCTACTCCGCCGGCGCTGTGCTACGACTGTTAATGAGAGAGATGATGTCTAGCAGGGTGTCACACCTTCTTCTGTCTTCGTAAGAAATGGGGAAGTCATAGTCGATGGATAAATCATCGAGCAAGTTGGCTATTTCACCAGGGCTGACACGAATGTCTGAGCTGAGTGATTGTCCAAGCTGAGCAGGAGCGATATCATACTTTGCCTGAGCCTCCTGGGTGACGATCTGAAAGACTTCTTTCTCAGTATAGTGCTGTTGGGGTGGTGCACTTTCTCTATTGCGGATAGCAATGAGCAGAGCAATAGTAGATGAAAGAAGCGCTCCGAAAACGCCAGAGAAACATGAGGTAATAAGGATGAGTGCACCAAGGAGTATCCGAATAATCTTGATGAGAACCTGCGATATGGACTGTCTAGAGGAGGTGACTGTTGTTTGCTGCTGGTCCATGGTGCTTACTCGGGAAGCTTCTTACCAGTCCAGGGGCAGTATTTCCAGCTGATGTGTGCATCTTTTCCGTTAGGGCACTTGCGGGGGATGTAGAGGGAATTGAGAGGCATGTCTATCTTGTCCTTGATGATGGCCTTGTCCTTGCGCTTGGCGACCTGGAAATGGATGCTGCCTTTCTGATAGGGGTCGATGATCTTCTTGTCATCGCCATCGGTGTTTTTGAGGACAAAGAAATGCATGCTGGACCCCATGTTGCCCATCATCTGGGCGAGCATGGGCTTGAAAATATTGAGCAGCACATTCAGCTCAGGGGAGATGTTTTGCTCCTGAAAGATCTCGGTGGCGGGACCTTTCTCCGGCTGGTAGGTGATCTTGAGGTTCTTGTTCACCTCCTCACGGGAGTAGAACTTCATGGTGCCCAGGGTGGTGAAGTCCCCCTGCACGATGGCCACGAGGCTGTAGTCCTCCAGCGTCTCCAGGAATTCCTTTTTCTCGAGATCGGTGAGAGTGTTGTCCTGGGAGATGGTGGACTGCCAGAACTCGAAGGGCATCCACCAGATGAAGAGCATGTGGTCCTCGCCCACGTTCTGGCCGTAGACCTGGGTCTCGGTGGTCAGGCTGTCAGTGTTCACCTTGGCGATTTCCATACGCTCGACAGCCTGGCAAAGCGGCGCGCCGATCAAGGTGAGGAGTAGGGGGAGTAGCGATGTTTTCATCTGAAATGCTGGTTAGAATGCAAAAGAGACATCTACCATACTACTACGATGAGGGGTGGAGTAAAGCTCTGAGTGTCAGTGCCTAGGTTCTCCAGTTGGTTAGGGGGGCGGGCTGGCCCAAGGCCAGAGTGGGCTATTGCGCCGCACTTTTCTCCTCTTGCACGGCGCTGAAGGAATCGCGTATCAGGTCGAAGCCGGGGGAAACCCTTTCCCAGGAAGAGTCCGTGGTCTGGAAGTAGACGAGCAGGGTGTCTCCTCCGGCGGTCTTGCATCCGTAGTGGACGGTGAAGTTGAGCTTCAGCCCGTCGCTGTCCAGGGTGTATTTCTCTTCGGCCCAGGAGTAGCCGTGGGCGTCGTCCATGGGGGTGAGGGTGGACTTGGCCACAGTCACCTTGTCGCCTAGGTCGTCCCCGGTGTTTTGCCGCAGTACGTTGGCGAGATCCATGCAGGAGAATTCCTCGTCCTTGATCACGCGGACACTCACGGTGGTCATCAGGCCTGATTCTAACTGGACGATGTGTTCCTCGCCGTCATCTTCATCTGAAGTGATTTTCCAGTCTCCAGGGTACTGGAAGGTGAAGTTGCTGGAGTGGTAGCTCTTCGGGGAGCTGAGATCAGGTTTGCCTGAGTTGCAGGAGCAGAACAGGAGGATCGGGAGTAGAAGGGCAAAACGAACAAGTTGCATGATTGCGGCATTGTGTTGTGCAACTCCTTCGGGGTCAATCTTTGCTTTTCTGGAGCGCCATTGAACAAAGAAGGGGGCTGCCTGTCTGTAGCTAGTGATGAGAGTGATGTGCGTGCTGCTGATGAGTGTCTTGCTAGCAGGGGCGGATGGCTTTGTGCTGAAAGTTAGTCCTGGCAGCTATTCCCGGGAGGAGGGGCTGCTGCTGCGTGCGGATACAGAACAGGGATCGAAGTATCTGCGGGCAAGTGCGTCCAGCTATGTGCGGCGGGAGAATCCCGAAGTGATCCAGAAAATCATGAAGCAGCTGCGCGAGATTGGCCTAACAGACGAGGATGCCAAGCTGATGGACCGGCTCTCCCAGTCGATAGGACCGGTGCAGTACGAGCTGAGCTATCAGGTGAAGGGAAAGGAGAAAGTCTACCGATTCGAGAAGCGCATGGGCGAGGATGGCTACATGGAATATTTCAGGAAGGCTTCCCAGATTGGCGGTCCCTACTATGGGGTTGACGAGCAAAAGGTCCGGCTCATGGTGGAGAAGCTCAGGAAGGTGAATGAATGGTTAGATCCCTTGGTGCGGGGGAGATGAGGGGAGGATAGTTGATGACAAGCGGTCACCTTTCGGTTAATCACCTTGGTGGTTCAGCAGATTCGTGCTGTGCCGTGTGTAAATGTAAGCGAATTCATGATGAAAAAAATAATGATCTCCATGTTGTCCCTTGCCCTGATGGGTGGCGTAGTCTGTGCTAAAGGTGATGAAGTGAAAAAGCTGGCAGCCATCGAAAAGACGGCCAAGCACCCCAAGGGCGTGAATCTGAAACTGATGTCCGAAGATGCGGACTACGGCTACTCTGATAAAAAGCCCATCCGTGTGGGGAGCAAGGAGGAGTTTGGCGGGCCACAGGCAGAACGGGAATATTTTGCCACTCTACTGGATGCCGCAGGCAAGCCGGTTAAAGTACAGAGGCTCTTCAGTGGTGGGAATGATCCTGAGGGTCATGTCTTGGATTGCTATGAGGTAGAGACCTCTACTGGTGACAAAGTAAGGCTCTGGATCAGCATGTACCATCCCAAGAATAAGCCTGAGAAACAGCCGGCTCCCGTGGGCTTCTACAAGAAGAGGGGCTAGACTGTGCTGTGTTTAAGCGAAGTTCCCGTGGCTGCGCTGGGAGTTTTTCTAACATGGTTCGCAGCACTTAGTTTCTTTTCCAGACGGAGAGGGTCTCGCCCTTCTGGCTGTAAAGGGTGAGCGTGTCCTGGCTGATGGTGTAGAGCAGCGTTTGTTTATTGTCTGCTTCATCCGTGATCGTGATGGAGCGGTTGCCGTCCACATTCCCCAGCGTATAGGTCTGGAGAGAAATGTCTCCGGGGCTGCCGTCGGCCTCGCGGGCCAGGATGGTGATGTCGCCATTGCCGAATTCGTAGCTGAAGACGGATTCTGCCTGTTTGCCGGTAGGGTGCCATTCGCCTTTCAGGGAGCTGACGCTCTTGGCAGGCTTCTTGGAAGTGGCGGGTGTGGCGGCGGTCTCCTTAGGCGTGGCAGTGGTATCGCCGGAGTCTAGCTGCTCTGCGGGGCTTTCAGTCTGGGCAGGTTCCTGAGATGGGCTCTCCGGAGTGCTGGCCGTGCTTGTCTTGTTGTCACAGGCGCAGAGGAGAAGGGCGATCGTAAAGGAGGCGAGTACAGTTGGTTTCATGAAGTCAGGTAGGATTTTGGGTTCTTTTGGGGAGTACTCGGGAGCCATCCTTAGCAGCAGGCGTTATTCAGGGCAATACTGCGTTGATTGGTCCTGCATAAAACAGCCGCTGAATGAGCTGAGGATGGCGGCTAAGGTTTTGTCAGCGCAAAAAGTCAATAAGAGTGCTTTTGGTGAACTAGAGTGGAGGTGATGTGGAAAAAACGCAGGATATTGTGTGTAATCTAGATAAGGTTTTTAAGTAGACCGAAATATCGGTGGATTTTGTCGCGATATGGAAAAAGGAAGGTCGCATTATTACATGGAAAAACTTGTGCACTATGGCATTAATAATCGCGGTAGAGGGAAGCGCATATGTTTATGCATGAGTAGCTTCCATCTACTAGTGAGTAGTGAGTGTTTCGGTTGTGTTTGGCCGGAACATTCATGTGAGTGTAACAAACACATTAGAGTGGAGTTCCCCACCTTAGAGTGATCTATGGTGGGGAATTTTCTTTTGCGGGGGAGAGCTGAGGTCCCGCATATAAGGGGGTGAAGATTATTCCAGCCCTAGTTCACTGCGGTGCTTCCTGATACTGGGGGCTAGTGTGAGGCTGCCACACTCCACGCAGTAGAGAGCTTTGGCATTGCGACTGGGAGTCATGAAGGTCATCCATCGTCTTTTGCTGGAGCGGATTTGCAGTTCAGAGCTTCCGAGCCCGAAGAAGAGGGCGTTAATCAAGCCTCGGTTGAGGGCGGCCTCAGTCTCGACAAGTAGGCTCTGGCAGATGCTGCAGTAGTGGGAGTCAGTGTTCATCTTCCGAGCAGTTTATGACCAAGAAGGCTAATGA contains:
- a CDS encoding cytochrome c, giving the protein MSLKITSAVLIAVLITPLSLSAGNGEQLYKMNCAACHQVENRQQPVVGPSLVEVNHLYAKKPKKYLEWCKEPGKKRKDAIQMPSMAHIPDEDLLDILEYIKTATKGKKFKPEKGVKPDPYKLTGEAAKKPRMQRIFMKDTSPASIAVTIDGQQSLCWDTVSCRMRYAWSGGFIDGYAYWKGNGNDLATPVGEIYYRAPGELRAGLVIAGTETAPKYQGYSVAGGLPTFLYQLGPAKVKETILSKDGKLAIRIQVEGSSAEVRYPLGDLAKTDVTHSAGKLDKGMLVLTASEAKDFTLTFNAK
- a CDS encoding DUF7133 domain-containing protein; the protein is MKKTHKLLGMASLVLAAQLSAAEWKDLCTLEKIKLPKGLDPQIGAIGRLPSGGIIAAFHRGEVMKLVDGKWTLWASGLQEPLGMHVVDEHTIVVVQRAELTKISDSDQDGTADSYLALTTDWGMSGNYHEFAFGAAFGPDGHYYVSLGTASHNGGIRPEIRGEWNDAGGITVEKAQPSWQSVKRHQLPRMYARVPYRGWVIKVNPETGKVTPIASGLRTPHGVHVTPKGDLYVNDNQGDWLGSSKLYKIEAGKFYGHPDSLIWTKGWDRGVPADLPPSELDKLREKCVSFLPQGELANSPTQILTLPEGQFGPYGGSLIMGDMNQDQLVRYLPDVVNGQQQGAVMKFLAHPQLGRGNAKMALSNKNELVIGKTHLSWAGAEGITRLKYLDKPHLTITGIEMTKEGFRISLNGDVSAEGVKVSGNYYGLHYHKQYGSPKVDPQPIKASKIRCEGNVIELVLERKLVTGKIYDISLQGVTSSKLGGLVEGRIFYTAHEVPAK
- a CDS encoding PEP-CTERM sorting domain-containing protein, giving the protein MKKTLLLTSLGMAVALPATAATFVSGGWAGLGAGSPATTTASGSSDTQTAMVTQSVDGITATLQGFDSNADADGLQLRRFDFNGVGVFNTSTDETNGNDNQAGRIGTTQYLTLSFDTTVRIDLINFNNLISTNTGTEIAVLSASSFTGLNYDATGGTFTSQTGTTVSEWGYESGTGTFNIQSPGANNFTNTVRFGLDGYDSLILNAGDTLTLATDTSDGLATQGGWALTDIEVTAVPEPSSTALIGLAGLGFILRRRR
- a CDS encoding lysozyme inhibitor LprI family protein, encoding MKVLFNVLVLLVVVSLGAHAGEVLDKAKAAYQQAEKQHTTVYLGLKKSLKDWQFKMLQTEQREWIEYRDHNVSLPEGASEEESLDYYQGMTAMVETRIKVLNEWKKDRYTKQDEPWTGYYTNNAGADLKIVEKGGKVKFLLTSFGYAGNDHDEISGEFQVNGRMARYSLNDNGDLLWINLDRLSDPMGRITLVVEGFLGRVSFDGVYSRTGSLSSDDLKAVEAGTGVIPDEE